One part of the Arachidicoccus terrestris genome encodes these proteins:
- a CDS encoding BACON domain-containing protein, whose product MSKLMYALLLTVMSMVCLCSCKKDSSGFLKRNTDKLSFSYNESTATFTVRSTGPWTITIPEGSDWIKVSPERGTGDGTTYQTVQVTCLDNSGEAREGIIYLNGSGQVDVPVTINQANGVFEWLKYGNGSSFTLNDLLVKGSPSTASILIPYIKATGKEKIKATVSLSGKGASGLSVNTEALTLQAGDGNLAIPIMGTPTTQGQVDIEVKIDGAGFGKVSTITGIGQVLIHQAFDKFMWGGDCIANKEGITTTVPTASMTTTDPTIACSIGTNGANGSGVTSTIKNSNPSFYKAIGMENWSGVRNYMRPGYIQLGAASATGAEFGSLISPKLPLPTGNFDLLVSFKIATYNQPVPNELVVGLMPGNPTGVTVSNFNTITAKNILPVNIPMQKWVEYTCIIKNATNASGLVITLPESLANGGTVGAARIYVDDVKVSY is encoded by the coding sequence ATGTCAAAGCTAATGTATGCCCTATTATTGACTGTTATGTCAATGGTATGTCTATGCTCCTGTAAGAAAGATTCTTCCGGCTTTTTAAAGCGAAACACCGATAAGCTAAGTTTTAGTTACAACGAATCAACCGCCACTTTTACTGTTCGGTCTACCGGTCCCTGGACCATCACGATTCCAGAAGGTTCCGACTGGATTAAGGTGTCTCCTGAGCGCGGCACAGGAGACGGGACAACCTATCAAACCGTTCAAGTCACTTGTCTCGACAACAGCGGTGAAGCGCGTGAGGGCATTATCTATCTGAATGGAAGTGGTCAGGTCGATGTCCCTGTTACGATCAATCAGGCAAATGGCGTTTTCGAATGGCTAAAATACGGTAACGGCTCCAGCTTCACCTTAAATGATCTACTCGTCAAGGGAAGTCCGTCAACGGCTTCTATTCTTATTCCGTATATTAAAGCAACAGGAAAGGAAAAAATAAAAGCGACTGTTTCCCTATCAGGCAAAGGCGCATCGGGATTGAGTGTAAATACAGAAGCATTGACACTGCAGGCAGGTGATGGTAATTTGGCGATTCCGATTATGGGCACGCCTACCACTCAGGGTCAGGTAGATATCGAGGTGAAAATAGACGGCGCCGGGTTCGGAAAAGTCTCAACAATTACGGGTATCGGACAAGTGTTGATTCACCAAGCCTTCGATAAATTCATGTGGGGAGGAGATTGTATTGCCAATAAAGAAGGCATAACAACTACTGTCCCGACAGCTTCAATGACCACAACTGACCCTACTATTGCTTGTTCCATAGGAACGAATGGCGCAAATGGATCAGGCGTTACATCAACCATAAAAAATTCAAATCCGTCCTTCTATAAGGCAATCGGAATGGAAAATTGGTCCGGCGTAAGAAATTATATGCGGCCAGGTTATATTCAATTAGGTGCGGCAAGTGCAACGGGGGCAGAGTTTGGATCATTAATATCTCCAAAGCTACCCCTTCCCACCGGAAATTTTGATTTACTCGTCAGTTTCAAGATAGCCACTTATAATCAACCTGTACCAAATGAATTAGTGGTTGGCCTGATGCCCGGAAATCCCACAGGTGTTACCGTCAGCAATTTCAATACGATTACAGCGAAAAATATTTTGCCGGTTAATATACCGATGCAAAAATGGGTTGAATATACTTGCATCATCAAAAATGCCACGAATGCTTCCGGTTTGGTTATTACATTACCAGAATCGTTGGCCAATGGAGGGACTGTCGGAGCTGCCAGAATCTATGTAGATGATGTAAAAGTTTCCTATTGA
- a CDS encoding fibronectin type III domain-containing protein, with translation MKRIFNRFFTIMILLALIWITPGCNKAYDVKISNKYRAAIPQNVTLLDHTRKTLTIAWDYIPGATSYVVQLLASPEDEMPLYSYVTDNEDYYIFSNLAARQSYYARVRANYENSATSDWVYVTLNNERAKIIPAYGLVAQSFEIPYFKIIDSSSSTITAEWSFTGFEDQDSETEDSYALYLYNDPEGKDLAISWEDVKGLFAPSTSSSPKPLRFTFSGLSSDKSYYLKVVNLSKNAESGIRKINTTGAIAPAVSNPQRSGDVVLSQDFSKFIHGGDIFHKAAGYTVGTAKGRSAWAPAKGANPVNEELGQATCNLNTEFNVFDGGNVKSEYTKGVGMDGWGKKGNTSTRPGYIKIGGGGALGALYTPELSGLPSGSDLTVDFRAGVYAEVNTFYCDQILVEVVRGAEFSNKGAITNIDDLEILASQLVNIQDAKENFKGYSVSFDKVPKDARIVFSSNPADVPSNKTRFLLDDISIKIK, from the coding sequence ATGAAACGCATTTTCAACAGATTTTTCACGATAATGATTCTCCTCGCCCTGATATGGATAACACCGGGATGTAATAAAGCCTATGATGTCAAAATCTCCAACAAATACAGGGCGGCAATTCCGCAAAATGTCACATTATTGGATCATACGCGTAAAACACTTACAATTGCCTGGGACTATATCCCGGGAGCCACATCCTACGTAGTACAATTACTCGCTTCTCCTGAAGACGAAATGCCTCTTTATAGTTATGTAACCGATAATGAAGACTACTATATCTTTAGTAATCTTGCCGCCAGGCAATCCTATTACGCCAGGGTGCGCGCCAATTATGAAAATTCAGCAACATCAGATTGGGTGTATGTCACTCTCAATAATGAAAGGGCGAAAATCATTCCGGCCTACGGACTGGTGGCGCAAAGCTTCGAGATTCCTTATTTCAAGATCATTGATTCATCGTCTTCAACAATAACAGCCGAATGGTCTTTTACCGGCTTTGAGGATCAGGATAGCGAAACTGAAGACAGCTATGCTCTTTACCTGTACAATGATCCGGAAGGAAAAGATCTGGCCATTAGTTGGGAGGACGTGAAGGGCCTGTTTGCGCCATCAACGTCGTCATCTCCCAAGCCCCTTCGATTCACATTTTCCGGCCTGTCCTCCGACAAAAGCTATTATTTGAAAGTGGTGAACCTTAGCAAAAACGCAGAATCGGGTATCCGAAAAATCAATACAACGGGGGCAATAGCTCCCGCGGTTTCAAATCCACAAAGATCCGGTGATGTGGTCCTTTCGCAAGATTTCTCTAAGTTTATTCATGGTGGAGACATCTTTCATAAAGCAGCAGGGTATACAGTGGGAACTGCAAAGGGAAGAAGCGCCTGGGCTCCGGCGAAAGGAGCGAATCCTGTAAATGAAGAACTGGGACAGGCAACCTGCAACCTTAATACAGAATTCAATGTATTTGACGGAGGAAATGTAAAAAGCGAATACACGAAGGGTGTAGGAATGGATGGTTGGGGGAAAAAGGGAAACACCTCTACCAGACCGGGTTATATCAAAATTGGCGGCGGCGGAGCCTTAGGAGCGCTATATACACCTGAGTTATCCGGCCTGCCTTCCGGCTCAGATCTGACGGTAGACTTCCGGGCTGGAGTATATGCGGAAGTAAATACATTCTATTGTGATCAGATTTTGGTAGAGGTTGTCAGGGGGGCCGAGTTTAGTAACAAAGGCGCCATCACCAATATCGATGATCTGGAAATATTGGCTTCTCAGTTGGTCAATATACAGGACGCAAAAGAAAATTTCAAGGGTTATTCAGTCAGCTTTGACAAAGTCCCTAAAGATGCAAGGATCGTCTTTTCTTCCAATCCAGCAGATGTCCCTTCCAATAAAACCAGATTTCTATTAGATGATATCAGCATCAAGATCAAATAG
- a CDS encoding FG-GAP-like repeat-containing protein yields the protein MKSLRHGMERKASNGLLKRTALFAKSITGNGIALTLKLLYFCSIISSLSASCNKNPLIQKEKIKLYASTNISGAGLLSSEYPIKVMSFNIRHNDPSDPQTIDERLPLMVNIIKTNQPDIFGVQEFSNNPFRSNFVDSMSGNGYSDYWVVDTVTHGSPKVIFYKNNRFSVINGGAFGLGTDNRSAEWAIFHDQQTNEQYFFCNSHWGLSAAERLVHSQNLADAIHDLNTGHLPVILFGDFNAQPGTPEITHLKNELDLTDALGDELGEPTFHAWSATGKYKIDWIMCDRNFCFTSFKVITTNYNGYWPSDHWPVMATFVPAIFGTPNSDIHGTSASHQTTFYFADVDGDGKDDKIYWNPTFESGQSRVFLSNGNGTFTYADDHMQSASTSTSTKFYFADVNGDHKADLISWNPTLNSGHTRVYLATTGGTFSTSVVDNPGGISTSNSTTFYFADLNGDELQDKIYWNPGNFSGQTVVYLATGSGNFASAILPGSAGASTAATTRFYFADVNGDGKADKVMWSPTLNTGKTMVYLSNGDGTFSESSSFSNSGATGLASTTKFFFSDINGDGKADKIYWNPANFSGQLKAYFSDGSKFNGPYYSLRGTSESTATQFYFNDINGDSRADQIRWNYSLESGALRNYMAN from the coding sequence ATGAAAAGCCTACGACACGGAATGGAAAGAAAAGCCTCAAATGGTCTGCTTAAAAGAACAGCGCTCTTTGCCAAATCTATCACTGGAAATGGCATCGCCCTCACGTTAAAGCTCTTATATTTTTGTTCAATTATAAGTAGCCTTTCAGCTTCCTGCAACAAAAATCCGCTGATACAAAAGGAGAAAATCAAGCTTTATGCCTCAACGAACATATCGGGCGCGGGGCTTCTCTCATCGGAATACCCCATTAAGGTCATGTCTTTTAATATCAGGCACAACGACCCTTCCGATCCCCAAACAATTGATGAACGTCTGCCTTTAATGGTAAATATCATCAAAACCAATCAACCGGATATTTTTGGTGTTCAGGAGTTTTCCAATAATCCTTTTAGGTCAAACTTTGTGGATTCTATGTCCGGTAATGGTTACTCGGATTATTGGGTAGTGGACACTGTCACGCATGGATCGCCAAAAGTGATATTTTATAAAAACAACCGATTCTCCGTCATCAATGGTGGAGCATTTGGACTGGGCACCGATAACAGAAGCGCAGAATGGGCTATTTTCCACGATCAGCAAACGAACGAGCAGTACTTCTTCTGTAACAGCCACTGGGGCCTTTCTGCTGCCGAAAGGCTGGTTCATTCTCAGAATCTTGCTGATGCGATTCATGATCTGAATACCGGCCATCTTCCAGTCATCTTATTTGGTGATTTCAATGCGCAGCCGGGTACGCCGGAAATCACCCATCTAAAAAATGAGTTGGACCTCACCGATGCGCTCGGCGACGAACTGGGGGAGCCTACATTCCATGCCTGGTCTGCTACGGGAAAATATAAAATCGACTGGATTATGTGTGACCGAAACTTCTGCTTCACGTCATTTAAAGTCATTACGACTAACTATAATGGATACTGGCCTTCCGATCACTGGCCTGTTATGGCCACTTTTGTCCCTGCCATCTTCGGCACACCCAATTCTGATATCCACGGGACAAGCGCAAGCCATCAAACTACCTTCTATTTTGCGGATGTTGATGGCGATGGAAAAGATGATAAAATATACTGGAATCCCACATTTGAAAGCGGCCAGTCCAGAGTATTTCTATCAAATGGAAACGGGACGTTTACCTATGCTGATGATCATATGCAAAGTGCCTCTACATCGACCTCAACGAAGTTTTACTTTGCAGACGTCAACGGAGATCATAAAGCTGACCTGATCTCCTGGAACCCGACATTGAACTCTGGTCATACGCGGGTATATCTGGCGACGACAGGGGGGACCTTTAGCACGAGTGTTGTCGATAATCCAGGGGGGATCAGCACGAGCAATTCCACCACTTTTTATTTTGCAGACTTGAATGGTGATGAGCTGCAGGATAAGATATACTGGAATCCCGGCAACTTCTCCGGGCAAACGGTCGTATATCTGGCTACAGGAAGCGGGAATTTTGCGTCCGCCATTCTCCCAGGCTCCGCTGGTGCAAGTACCGCTGCCACAACACGATTTTATTTTGCTGATGTTAACGGGGATGGCAAAGCAGACAAAGTCATGTGGTCTCCAACTTTGAATACGGGCAAAACGATGGTTTACTTATCCAATGGGGACGGTACTTTTTCCGAATCAAGTTCTTTCAGCAATTCCGGGGCAACCGGTTTGGCAAGTACAACAAAATTCTTTTTTTCGGACATCAATGGTGACGGAAAGGCAGATAAAATCTATTGGAATCCTGCTAACTTTTCTGGTCAGCTAAAGGCCTATTTTTCTGACGGCAGTAAGTTCAATGGCCCATATTATAGTTTGCGCGGAACTTCAGAAAGCACTGCCACACAGTTTTACTTCAATGATATTAATGGAGACAGTCGGGCAGATCAAATCAGATGGAACTACAGCCTCGAGTCCGGCGCTTTACGCAACTATATGGCCAATTAA
- a CDS encoding family 43 glycosylhydrolase: protein MKASAFLLAVTLLLGAIGCGQKADQKPVRPTWINPVALNYRFSDNGLGYREAADPVIQLFKGVYYLYASKSGGYWYSDNLADWRYLPSSTLPVKDYAPTVMAIGDTVFFMASGGQRNIYYNLNPKEDNWQIYRRQFPLSVTDPDLFLDDDGSVYFYYGCSDVNPIMGVKLNRSKRFDTIGTPQVLIRHNIPDHGWERPGEEHSENKNGWNEGAWMTKYKGKYYLQYAAPGTQYKVYGDGVYVSDKPLGPFTYMPNSPFSYKPGGFISGAGHGCTFRDKFGNYWHVATMSISVRHMFERRLGLFPAFFDKEGHLYCNTSFGDYPQETVNRKMDFEKESIFTGWMLLSYKKKTAASSFLKGHTPELAVNEDVRSWWSTASGKKGEWLSMDLGHSCDVHAIQLSFADQDAGLRDTDHIAPYQYLIEGSADGKKWNVLADKSQNKTDRVHDYISFDRAIKVRYLKITCLSVPAGKFSVAGFRVFGKGPGAKPLAVTRVAVNRDSADPRRADLNWPSSKGATGYVVYYGVAPDKLYNSVMVYDKNSLSLNGLNRGTGYYFRVDAFNEAGVTKGIGMAK from the coding sequence ATGAAAGCAAGCGCTTTTCTGTTAGCGGTAACTTTACTCTTGGGTGCTATTGGATGCGGCCAGAAGGCCGATCAAAAGCCGGTCCGGCCGACCTGGATCAATCCGGTCGCTCTTAATTATCGGTTCAGTGATAATGGCCTGGGGTACCGGGAAGCGGCTGATCCGGTGATTCAGTTATTTAAAGGTGTGTACTATCTCTACGCGTCCAAATCCGGCGGTTATTGGTATTCGGATAATTTAGCAGATTGGCGTTACCTGCCATCAAGTACCCTGCCCGTAAAAGATTATGCCCCCACGGTAATGGCCATTGGAGACACCGTGTTTTTTATGGCTTCGGGGGGACAGCGGAATATCTATTATAACCTGAACCCTAAAGAAGACAACTGGCAGATTTACCGCAGACAGTTTCCCTTATCCGTGACAGATCCGGATCTGTTCCTGGATGATGACGGGAGTGTCTATTTTTATTATGGATGTTCGGATGTCAATCCGATTATGGGCGTAAAACTGAACCGTAGCAAAAGGTTTGACACTATCGGTACGCCTCAGGTGTTGATCCGGCATAATATTCCGGATCACGGCTGGGAGCGGCCCGGCGAGGAACATAGTGAAAATAAGAACGGATGGAATGAGGGTGCCTGGATGACAAAATATAAAGGGAAGTATTATCTGCAGTATGCAGCTCCCGGTACGCAATATAAGGTGTATGGAGATGGCGTCTATGTCTCTGACAAACCTCTGGGGCCATTTACCTACATGCCCAATAGCCCCTTTTCCTATAAGCCTGGCGGTTTTATTTCCGGGGCGGGACACGGCTGTACATTCCGGGACAAGTTTGGTAATTACTGGCATGTGGCTACCATGAGCATTTCGGTACGCCATATGTTTGAACGAAGGTTGGGACTGTTTCCTGCATTTTTTGATAAAGAAGGCCATTTATATTGCAATACAAGTTTTGGAGACTATCCACAGGAAACTGTAAACCGGAAAATGGATTTTGAGAAGGAAAGCATATTTACAGGCTGGATGTTGTTGTCTTATAAAAAGAAGACAGCGGCTTCTTCTTTTCTTAAGGGCCACACACCGGAGCTGGCTGTAAATGAAGATGTCCGCAGTTGGTGGAGTACGGCCTCCGGTAAGAAAGGTGAGTGGCTTTCCATGGATTTAGGGCATAGCTGTGATGTTCACGCCATCCAGCTCAGCTTTGCAGATCAGGACGCCGGCCTCAGAGATACGGACCATATTGCTCCGTATCAATATTTGATTGAGGGCTCGGCTGACGGTAAAAAATGGAATGTATTGGCAGATAAGTCACAGAATAAAACTGACCGTGTACATGATTATATTTCTTTTGACCGGGCAATCAAAGTCCGTTATTTGAAAATTACTTGCTTGTCTGTGCCTGCAGGGAAGTTCTCTGTTGCCGGATTCAGGGTATTCGGGAAAGGGCCAGGCGCCAAACCATTGGCGGTTACAAGGGTAGCAGTAAATAGAGATTCGGCTGATCCGCGCAGAGCAGACCTGAACTGGCCCTCTTCAAAGGGCGCTACGGGATATGTTGTGTATTATGGCGTGGCACCTGATAAATTGTATAATTCCGTTATGGTATACGACAAGAATAGTTTGTCGCTAAATGGCCTAAACCGGGGTACCGGATATTACTTTAGAGTTGACGCTTTTAATGAAGCGGGCGTTACAAAGGGGATAGGAATGGCCAAATAA
- a CDS encoding glycoside hydrolase family 3 C-terminal domain-containing protein, producing MKLSRYCHSIFLTVLLLGFLSVSSMAQEQAYKYPFQDPSLTFEQRVKDLVGRLTLKEKVALMQNDAKSVPRLGIPSYNWWNECLHGVARDGVATVFPQAIGMAAMWNIPLMHEIATAISTEARAKHEEHVRNGERGIYQGLDFWTPNINIFRDPRWGRGQETYGEDPFLTARTGVAFVKGLQGDDPRYFKTIATAKHFAIHSGSEYNRHWFNAVVSKQDMYDTYLPAFEALVKQGHVYSLMGAYNSVDGVPACANRYLLDTVLRGKWGFKGYVVSDCGAITDIYQGHKYVATKDQAAAAAVNAGCDLTCGNEYIALEEAVRKGEITEAQIDISVSRLLLALFKLGMFDSKESVAYKNIPFSENNSDPHSVLSKKAALESMVLLQNKNNFLPLAASVKTIAVVGPFADDTAVLLGNYNGVPTKPITFLQGIRQAAGSHTKVITGNFIKGPDKDYADDAHKRDSIRLLVESCANADVVVFCGGLTPAVEGEESGVDKKGFFHGDRTTLDLPDVQQEALKALKASGKKVVLVLTNGGMLAVNWASEHLDGILEAWYPGQNGGAAVADILFGQYNPAGRLPVTFYRSLNDLPEFEDYSMKGRTYRYFKGKVLYPFGYGLSYARFSYADMRLSDPSVSASDSLTVYVKVSNDSKIAGDEVVQVYGCAKNIPQYRPVKTLVGFKRVHLKAGEVKEVTLRVAAASLREYDVQKGDYTVYKGNYELFAGGSSADRAQTVHLSIQ from the coding sequence ATGAAGCTATCACGCTATTGTCATTCCATTTTCCTTACAGTCTTACTTTTAGGGTTTCTTTCTGTTAGCTCAATGGCTCAGGAGCAGGCCTATAAATATCCATTTCAGGATCCGTCGCTCACATTTGAACAGCGTGTAAAAGACCTGGTGGGCCGGTTAACGCTCAAGGAAAAGGTCGCACTGATGCAAAATGACGCCAAGTCTGTACCCCGTTTAGGGATACCTTCCTATAATTGGTGGAATGAATGCCTGCATGGTGTTGCCCGTGATGGTGTCGCTACAGTGTTCCCGCAGGCCATCGGTATGGCCGCCATGTGGAATATCCCGCTCATGCACGAGATTGCTACAGCGATCTCTACGGAAGCCAGGGCCAAACACGAAGAACATGTCCGTAATGGAGAAAGGGGCATCTATCAGGGACTGGATTTCTGGACACCCAATATTAATATATTCAGGGATCCCCGATGGGGCCGGGGGCAGGAAACCTATGGGGAGGATCCGTTTTTGACCGCCAGAACAGGGGTAGCCTTTGTCAAGGGCCTGCAAGGGGATGATCCAAGGTATTTTAAGACCATTGCGACAGCCAAACATTTTGCCATCCACAGCGGTAGTGAATATAACCGGCATTGGTTTAATGCGGTGGTCAGCAAACAGGATATGTATGATACTTATTTGCCAGCTTTTGAGGCACTGGTTAAGCAAGGCCATGTGTATTCGCTTATGGGCGCCTATAACAGTGTTGACGGTGTACCGGCCTGTGCCAACAGATATTTACTGGATACCGTGCTTAGAGGAAAATGGGGCTTTAAAGGGTATGTGGTATCAGACTGTGGCGCTATTACAGATATCTACCAGGGGCATAAATATGTCGCTACGAAAGATCAGGCCGCTGCTGCAGCTGTAAATGCAGGATGTGATCTGACTTGCGGTAATGAGTATATCGCGCTGGAAGAAGCGGTACGTAAAGGAGAAATTACAGAGGCGCAAATCGATATTTCCGTGTCAAGGCTGCTGCTGGCGCTTTTTAAACTGGGCATGTTTGACAGCAAAGAGAGCGTTGCGTATAAGAACATTCCATTCAGCGAAAATAATAGTGATCCCCATAGTGTTCTCTCCAAGAAAGCAGCTCTGGAGAGCATGGTACTGCTGCAGAACAAGAATAACTTTCTGCCTTTAGCTGCTTCAGTTAAAACCATTGCGGTTGTCGGCCCTTTTGCCGATGATACAGCGGTGCTGTTGGGAAATTACAATGGTGTTCCCACAAAGCCCATCACCTTCTTGCAGGGGATCAGGCAGGCGGCAGGCAGTCATACAAAAGTTATCACCGGTAACTTTATCAAAGGGCCTGATAAGGATTATGCCGATGATGCGCATAAAAGAGACAGCATCCGGCTTTTAGTGGAAAGCTGCGCCAACGCGGATGTAGTTGTTTTCTGCGGAGGTTTGACACCTGCTGTGGAAGGAGAAGAAAGCGGTGTAGATAAGAAAGGCTTTTTTCACGGAGACCGTACTACACTTGATCTACCGGATGTGCAACAGGAAGCCTTAAAGGCACTTAAGGCCAGCGGCAAGAAAGTCGTATTGGTTTTAACCAATGGCGGGATGCTGGCTGTTAACTGGGCCAGTGAACATCTGGATGGCATATTAGAGGCATGGTATCCGGGACAAAATGGCGGTGCTGCTGTAGCTGATATTTTGTTTGGCCAGTATAATCCTGCAGGTCGGCTGCCTGTTACCTTTTACAGGTCTTTGAACGACCTTCCTGAATTCGAGGATTACAGCATGAAAGGCCGTACGTATCGTTATTTTAAAGGAAAGGTATTATATCCGTTTGGCTATGGATTAAGTTATGCCAGGTTTAGCTACGCAGATATGCGGCTTTCTGACCCGAGTGTAAGCGCATCTGATTCTTTGACTGTGTACGTTAAAGTCAGCAATGACTCAAAAATAGCGGGAGACGAGGTTGTACAGGTGTATGGCTGCGCAAAGAATATTCCTCAATACAGGCCGGTAAAGACATTAGTTGGCTTCAAAAGAGTTCACTTAAAAGCTGGCGAAGTAAAAGAGGTCACCCTTCGGGTAGCGGCTGCTTCGCTTAGGGAATACGACGTACAGAAAGGGGATTATACCGTATATAAGGGTAATTATGAACTTTTTGCAGGAGGCTCTTCTGCGGATCGCGCTCAGACCGTCCATTTAAGTATTCAGTAA
- a CDS encoding DUF3298 and DUF4163 domain-containing protein produces MKSITALLIVVCFCFCIPDKSVAQKKPFPYNVYKCFTGQIGGQPVHVYLRSNGGRVNGWYTYDGFHKAPTAVRYAGQKSTDSLLVLIERAKADDGSSSPAQWEVTYHDSLLTGSWKSPGRTKADPIELKENYPPGTYPFIIEVFNHTYDAYPEKDSTPQWETTYVYPVASSKDSNGRWMNHQIKILLDGDTSQTFDSIIHGKVSTGLQQYRKDMQGSIGKAYSSSMNYESFFQIDIDYNKNDYLVLPAMVYAFTGGAHGNYATTYACYDVRHRKQLHLSDVLQADSTTIRHLIESQYRVDQHLKPGDRLTDIYDNTLPVTDNFYFNDIGMCFVYNPYEVAPYAKGTIEVIIPYEKLNTFLNPDFKKRMGLR; encoded by the coding sequence ATGAAAAGTATAACTGCCTTATTAATAGTAGTGTGCTTCTGTTTTTGTATTCCCGATAAAAGTGTTGCTCAGAAAAAGCCATTCCCTTATAATGTCTATAAGTGTTTTACCGGGCAGATCGGTGGTCAGCCGGTCCATGTTTACTTAAGAAGTAACGGCGGTCGGGTGAATGGCTGGTATACTTATGACGGTTTTCATAAAGCACCGACGGCTGTCCGCTATGCTGGTCAAAAAAGCACAGATTCCTTATTAGTACTGATTGAGCGAGCTAAAGCAGATGACGGCAGTTCCTCTCCTGCGCAGTGGGAGGTCACTTATCATGATAGTCTGCTTACCGGCAGCTGGAAGAGTCCGGGCAGAACCAAAGCTGACCCGATCGAACTGAAAGAGAACTATCCTCCCGGCACCTATCCCTTTATTATCGAGGTTTTTAACCACACATATGATGCGTATCCGGAAAAGGACAGTACACCACAGTGGGAAACAACCTACGTTTATCCTGTAGCGTCATCGAAAGATTCAAATGGCCGTTGGATGAATCATCAGATCAAAATACTATTGGATGGTGATACAAGCCAGACTTTTGATTCCATTATCCATGGGAAAGTCAGTACCGGCTTACAACAATACCGTAAAGATATGCAAGGCAGCATCGGCAAGGCGTACTCATCAAGTATGAACTACGAATCCTTTTTCCAGATAGATATTGACTATAATAAAAACGACTATTTAGTCTTACCGGCAATGGTGTATGCATTCACAGGCGGTGCTCACGGAAACTATGCCACCACATATGCCTGTTACGATGTCCGCCATAGGAAGCAGCTTCACTTAAGTGATGTTCTTCAGGCGGATTCCACAACCATCCGGCATCTTATTGAAAGCCAGTACCGGGTAGACCAGCATTTAAAACCGGGAGACCGTTTAACGGACATCTATGACAATACATTACCGGTCACAGATAATTTCTATTTTAACGACATAGGCATGTGCTTTGTTTATAATCCATACGAGGTAGCTCCTTATGCAAAAGGCACTATAGAGGTCATAATTCCTTATGAAAAACTAAATACGTTTCTTAACCCGGACTTTAAAAAACGGATGGGACTTCGATGA